In Roseicyclus marinus, the genomic window CCTCTTCGGGGACGCCATCCATCTCGCGGTGCTTGCGCAGCAGGGCGCTGTTGCGATGCGGTTGGTAGCTGTGCGGTGTGCGGAACGGTTCGGACCAGCGGAAGAAATGCGTTTCCTCGGGGCAGATGAAGCCCGGCACCCGGCGCAGGAGGTTGCGCAACAGGGTGGTGCCCGACCGCACAGAGCCCACGATGAAAAGCGGACGATCATCGGCGGGGAACGTGTCGGAGACAAGGTGAGGGTCGGTCATTCAGCTGCTTCTCTTGTGTCTGCGTTGATCGGGATGCCCTGACGGGCACCGGGGCCTGTGATCACCCCCAAAAGCGTCGCGACATGGTCGCCGTCCGGGTCGAAGGGCACCGCGATGCCGTTCGGGGCGCGGCGCAGCGCCTCGCCCTGCGCGCCGATGTCGAAGCCATAGACCGGAAGGCCCGTGGCCAGCATCTCGTGGGTGACGAAGGAAAAGGTCTCGGGCCAGATCGAGGGGACCAGCCATGCCGTCACACCGTAGCGTTCGGCCAGGTGGCGGATGTCGGCGCGGTCATAGGTTCCGTGCAGTTTCAGGCTGGGCGGGCGGGAAAAGGCCGGGTCCATGTTGCCGATCAGAACGGTCCGTGGCCCACCCTGCCGCGCCAGACGCGCCGACAGCGCGCACAGGACAGCGGCCCCTTTCTGGCGATTGAGATTGCCCAGCACGCCCAGTGTTCCCGGCCCCGTGGCGGTCGGCGGCAGCATCCGCTCGATCCGGACCACGGCCGCATGGGGTCGGTAGACGATCCTTTCGGCAAGATCGGGATAGACCTGCAAGAGATGCTGGCGGCTGGAATCCGAGAACACCGTCACCTCGACGCAGGCCCGGAGAAGATGGTGCCATTTCCCCTGCCAGTGCGACAGGGTCACGTGGGTCCCGTCGGGGCGGCGCGCCCGGTGGGCGGGGTCGCTGCAATCGCCCCGCACCGGGCCGCGATAGCTGCCGTCGGCATTGAGCAGGCAATAGGAGGGGCTGATCATGAAGTAATCATGCACGCGCGCCTCGAGCGTGTCGGGATGTCCGGGGCGGCGCAGCGACAGGAGCGCATCGGGCAGGCTGACCGGATCACGATCCCCGACACCGCAGGAATAGATGATCCTGAGGGCGGGAACAGGGTCGAGCAGGCGGCGGATATGGCCAAGATCGCTGGTTGCCGCCGACAGGATGCCGGATGGCCCATGCAATTCCAGCTGCCAGCGCGTCGAGCCGCCCACCCGCAGGACCAAGGCATGATGTCCTTGGGCGGTCCGGGCGTCGATTTCGGCGGCCAGCGCATGTTCGGCGCCCCCGCCCAGCGAATGGGCCATGAACAAAGGCAGGGCGTCGAGGCCAAGCTCCCCGGCCACGGCGATGGCAAGCGCCAGTCGCGGCGTGCGCAAGGGATCGCTGCCGATGAAGGCCTGCACCTCGGTGTCATAGGCGGGATACCGGCGGGCGATCAGGGCATTGGCGCGCGGGACCATGGATTTCTTCGCCTCGATCCCGAAGCTCTGGCCGCCGCGATGTTCGACGAAAAGCGTCGGAAGACAGACATGGCGCGCGCCGCGTTCGCGCAGCTTCTGGCACCAATCCACCTCTTCGCCGTAGCCGCGCCCGAATTCGGGATCGAAGCGCGGCAGGCGGCTGAACCAGCGGCTGCTGATCGCCATGCAGAACCCCACGCCGGTGGGTGTCGAGGGCAGGCGGCCCGGCACGGACAGGCTTTGGGCCACGGCATCGATGCGGTCGATCATGCCCTCGGGCAGGGGCGTCGCCTCGCAGATCACGGGGGCCGAGAAGATCTCGGCATCGTTGGACATCGGCGTGACCGAGGCGATGGTGCTGTCCTGCTGGAAGGGCGCGATCAGCCGCGAGGCCCAGCCTTCGGGG contains:
- a CDS encoding glycosyltransferase; amino-acid sequence: MFFRLHALFLRYVAHHADRLGGFSLSRHGGKPLGHVEQIRRMPGAICLIGWTAAPYLRVSWPGGEITAIPSIQRADVMRRWGYPLETGFQIEVPEGQRPLTLHVPRSSGDEIALPVPHPSDPPTPAALRRLRRAFLLGLLRATPALFTWMATHNPAARIRIKQVLGLETVAEGLPLDPRYFAPATPPRALDPVTIILPVHNAFEVLRETLRRVADHTDVPWHLVLIDDASTDPRVRPFLRAWVDDHRGQVTLIELDRNLGFVGAVNRGFEEAEDHSGHVVLLNSDAHVPEGWASRLIAPFQQDSTIASVTPMSNDAEIFSAPVICEATPLPEGMIDRIDAVAQSLSVPGRLPSTPTGVGFCMAISSRWFSRLPRFDPEFGRGYGEEVDWCQKLRERGARHVCLPTLFVEHRGGQSFGIEAKKSMVPRANALIARRYPAYDTEVQAFIGSDPLRTPRLALAIAVAGELGLDALPLFMAHSLGGGAEHALAAEIDARTAQGHHALVLRVGGSTRWQLELHGPSGILSAATSDLGHIRRLLDPVPALRIIYSCGVGDRDPVSLPDALLSLRRPGHPDTLEARVHDYFMISPSYCLLNADGSYRGPVRGDCSDPAHRARRPDGTHVTLSHWQGKWHHLLRACVEVTVFSDSSRQHLLQVYPDLAERIVYRPHAAVVRIERMLPPTATGPGTLGVLGNLNRQKGAAVLCALSARLARQGGPRTVLIGNMDPAFSRPPSLKLHGTYDRADIRHLAERYGVTAWLVPSIWPETFSFVTHEMLATGLPVYGFDIGAQGEALRRAPNGIAVPFDPDGDHVATLLGVITGPGARQGIPINADTREAAE